A window from Azoarcus sp. DD4 encodes these proteins:
- a CDS encoding DUF3106 domain-containing protein produces MVAARLAVLIAGLVLSCAAAAITPGGVPRWSELGERQREVLAPLVEEWNDMAVAQRRKWLGIAARYDRLSTDEQLRLQGRMRDWARLQPDERDQARDRYRALRNMPPEKRGNLNAEWERYQNLPPEARKPRVVDVPQRSGGTISGQDNR; encoded by the coding sequence ATGGTTGCAGCAAGACTCGCGGTCCTGATCGCCGGGCTTGTCCTGTCCTGCGCCGCCGCGGCAATCACGCCGGGCGGCGTGCCGCGCTGGTCCGAGCTTGGCGAGCGGCAGCGCGAGGTGCTGGCGCCGTTGGTGGAAGAGTGGAATGACATGGCTGTGGCCCAGCGGCGCAAGTGGCTGGGCATCGCTGCCCGCTACGACCGTCTGTCGACCGACGAGCAGCTGCGCCTGCAGGGACGCATGCGCGACTGGGCGCGGCTGCAGCCCGACGAACGCGATCAGGCGCGCGATCGTTATCGCGCCCTGCGCAACATGCCGCCGGAGAAGCGCGGCAATCTCAACGCCGAATGGGAGCGATACCAGAACCTGCCACCCGAGGCGCGCAAGCCACGGGTGGTGGACGTGCCACAGCGTTCCGGCGGCACGATTTCCGGGCAAGACAATCGATGA
- the ilvN gene encoding acetolactate synthase small subunit → MRHVISLLIENESGALSRVSGLFSARGYNIESLTVAPTEDASMSRMTIVTTGSDDIIEQITKQLNKLVEVVKVVDISEAAHIERELMLIKVRATGKDREEMKRTADIFRARIIDVTDASYVIELTGNQSKLDAFIGAIDPALILETVRSGVCGVGRGDRVLKL, encoded by the coding sequence ATGCGTCACGTCATTTCCCTGCTGATCGAAAACGAATCCGGCGCGCTGTCGCGCGTCTCCGGCCTGTTCTCTGCGCGCGGCTACAACATCGAGTCGCTGACCGTGGCGCCGACCGAAGACGCCTCGATGTCGCGCATGACCATCGTCACCACCGGCTCGGACGACATCATCGAGCAGATCACCAAGCAGCTGAACAAGCTGGTCGAAGTGGTCAAGGTAGTCGACATCTCCGAAGCCGCGCACATCGAGCGCGAGCTGATGCTCATCAAGGTCCGTGCCACCGGCAAGGACCGCGAGGAAATGAAGCGCACCGCGGACATCTTCCGCGCCCGCATCATCGACGTCACCGACGCGTCCTACGTCATCGAGCTGACCGGCAACCAGTCCAAGCTGGACGCCTTCATCGGCGCGATCGACCCGGCGCTGATCCTCGAAACCGTACGTTCGGGCGTGTGCGGCGTCGGCCGCGGCGACCGCGTGCTGAAACTCTGA
- a CDS encoding universal stress protein: protein MSAIADILAATDMSAPARHAVARAALLAGETGARFGVTHVVSLGALDALRGLLAASADEVTARLLDEARDQVGQLAAEIGKRYGVTADVHLAVGSVLGEIAARADAVDAGLLVMGARGAGFMRELLVGSTTERVLRKLSRPLLVVRQIAHEPYRRVLVPVDFSVRSLASLRLARAVAPQADLILLHAFEVPFEGKLRLAGVEEDAVHGLRVAAKRAAIERINALVAAAGLEDAGVRRIVLHGEPSTLILEQEQEQDCDLIVIGKHGQSMLEDMLLGSVTKHVLARAAADVLVADRSSA from the coding sequence GTGAGCGCCATTGCAGACATCCTTGCAGCAACCGACATGTCTGCGCCGGCCCGCCATGCGGTGGCCCGCGCCGCACTGCTCGCGGGGGAAACCGGCGCCCGCTTCGGCGTGACGCATGTCGTCAGTCTGGGTGCGCTCGATGCGCTGCGCGGCCTGCTGGCCGCGTCGGCGGACGAAGTCACCGCGCGCCTGCTCGACGAAGCACGCGACCAGGTCGGTCAGCTGGCGGCCGAGATCGGCAAGCGCTATGGCGTCACCGCCGATGTGCATCTCGCCGTGGGGTCGGTGCTTGGCGAGATTGCAGCCCGTGCCGATGCGGTCGATGCCGGCTTGCTGGTGATGGGCGCGCGGGGCGCTGGTTTCATGCGCGAGCTGCTGGTCGGCTCGACCACCGAACGGGTCCTGCGCAAGCTCTCGCGGCCGCTGCTGGTGGTGCGCCAGATTGCGCACGAGCCCTATCGCCGGGTGCTGGTCCCGGTCGACTTCTCGGTGCGCTCGCTGGCGTCCCTGCGTCTTGCGCGGGCGGTGGCGCCGCAGGCAGACCTGATTCTCCTGCATGCCTTCGAGGTGCCCTTCGAGGGCAAGTTGCGGCTGGCCGGGGTTGAAGAGGATGCGGTGCATGGTTTGCGGGTGGCAGCCAAGCGCGCGGCGATCGAGCGCATCAACGCGCTGGTCGCGGCGGCGGGCCTGGAGGATGCCGGCGTGCGCCGCATCGTGCTGCACGGCGAGCCGTCCACGCTCATCCTCGAGCAGGAGCAGGAACAGGACTGCGACCTCATCGTGATCGGCAAACATGGCCAAAGCATGCTTGAAGACATGCTGCTGGGCAGTGTTACCAAGCATGTGCTGGCGCGTGCCGCCGCCGATGTACTGGTGGCGGATCGGTCGTCGGCCTGA
- the pepN gene encoding aminopeptidase N: MKTEHAPTIARADYRPLSWTVERIDLHFQLDPTATVVTSRMVCVRNAEAEPGPIRLWGEEQERLSLTVDGAAPKALREAGTLLEIDADGERVLVEVQSRIDPKANTTLSGLYLSNGGFFTQCEAEGFRRITWFPDRPDVMARYTVTLEADRTACPVLLSNGNLLEAGELPGGRHYAKWEDPFPKPSYLFALVAAKLVALEREVDTASGRKVLLQVWVEEGNLDRCEHAMESLVHSMRWDEETFGLELDLDRFMIVAVADFNMGAMENKGLNIFNTKFVLAKPDTATDVDYENVESVVAHEYFHNWTGNRVTCRDWFQLTLKEGLTVFRDQQFSADMLARAAGPEGAASARAVKRIDDVRVLRAAQFPEDAGPMAHPIRPDSYQEINNFYTATVYEKGAEVIRMLHTLLGPEGFRNGMDLYFSYHDGQAVTCDDFVEAMSEANNGFDLDQFMNWYGQAGTPRVKAGGSWNAADGSYTLTLAQHTPSTPGQALKEALVIPLALGLIGPDGKDLPLQLDGEKPSGATTRVLTLTESEQTFRFVGLAAEPVPSLLRGFSAPVILELDEDDARLGFRMAHDADPFNRWDAAQRYAERVVLALAAGRDMAAPASFVGAFRALLTDASLDPAFRAQAAALPGEAYLLERMAPADPAALRAALAGLMRQLGSELAADWLALFESMRVPGAYRYHPADAGKRALGNLALRYLAAANDAQGLVHAQTAFAQAGNMTERFGALAALVQSASPARDAALAAFHARYRDDALVLDKWFALQAGAWRWDAGSEPTLVRVKQLMADPAFSLANPNKVYALLGTFFRANAGEFHAADGSGHAFWAEQVIALDAKNPQVAARMARALENWKRYTPALQASIRPQLERVLTSEGLSPDVEEVIGKALG; this comes from the coding sequence ATGAAAACCGAACACGCCCCCACCATCGCGCGCGCCGATTACCGGCCGCTGTCCTGGACGGTCGAACGCATCGACCTCCACTTCCAGCTCGATCCCACCGCTACCGTCGTCACCAGCCGCATGGTCTGTGTCCGCAACGCAGAGGCCGAGCCCGGCCCGATCCGGCTGTGGGGTGAGGAGCAGGAACGGCTGTCGCTGACGGTGGACGGCGCCGCACCCAAGGCGCTGCGCGAAGCCGGTACGCTGCTGGAGATCGATGCCGACGGCGAGCGCGTGCTGGTCGAGGTGCAAAGCCGTATCGACCCCAAGGCCAACACCACCTTGTCCGGCCTCTACCTCTCCAACGGCGGCTTCTTTACCCAGTGCGAGGCCGAAGGCTTTCGCCGCATCACCTGGTTCCCGGACCGTCCGGACGTGATGGCGCGCTACACCGTCACGCTGGAGGCCGACCGCACCGCCTGCCCGGTGCTGCTGTCCAACGGTAACCTGCTCGAAGCCGGCGAACTGCCCGGCGGCCGCCACTACGCGAAATGGGAAGACCCCTTCCCCAAGCCGTCCTACCTGTTCGCGCTGGTGGCGGCAAAGCTGGTGGCGCTGGAGCGCGAGGTCGACACTGCCTCCGGCCGCAAGGTGCTGCTGCAGGTGTGGGTGGAGGAGGGTAACCTCGACCGCTGCGAGCACGCGATGGAGTCGCTGGTGCATTCGATGCGCTGGGACGAGGAGACCTTCGGCCTGGAACTCGATCTCGACCGCTTCATGATCGTGGCCGTCGCCGACTTCAACATGGGCGCGATGGAGAACAAGGGGCTGAACATCTTCAACACCAAGTTCGTGCTCGCCAAACCCGATACCGCCACCGACGTCGATTACGAGAACGTCGAGAGCGTGGTCGCCCATGAGTACTTCCACAACTGGACGGGCAATCGCGTCACCTGCCGCGACTGGTTCCAGCTGACCTTGAAGGAAGGCCTCACCGTTTTCCGCGACCAGCAGTTCTCGGCCGACATGCTGGCGCGTGCCGCGGGGCCGGAAGGCGCCGCTTCGGCGCGGGCGGTCAAGCGCATCGACGATGTCCGCGTGCTGCGCGCCGCGCAGTTCCCGGAGGATGCCGGGCCGATGGCGCATCCGATCCGCCCCGACAGCTACCAGGAGATCAACAACTTCTACACCGCCACGGTGTACGAGAAGGGCGCCGAGGTCATCCGCATGCTGCACACCCTGCTGGGGCCGGAGGGCTTTCGCAACGGCATGGATCTCTACTTCAGCTACCACGATGGTCAGGCGGTGACCTGCGACGACTTCGTCGAGGCGATGTCGGAGGCCAACAACGGCTTCGACCTCGACCAGTTCATGAACTGGTATGGCCAGGCCGGCACGCCGAGGGTCAAGGCGGGCGGCAGCTGGAACGCCGCGGACGGCAGCTACACGCTGACGCTGGCCCAGCACACCCCGTCGACACCCGGCCAGGCACTCAAGGAGGCGCTGGTGATCCCGCTCGCGCTCGGCCTGATCGGCCCGGACGGCAAGGATCTGCCGCTGCAGCTCGACGGTGAGAAACCGTCGGGCGCCACCACCCGCGTGCTGACCCTCACCGAGTCGGAGCAGACGTTCCGCTTCGTCGGCCTCGCCGCCGAGCCGGTGCCGTCGCTGTTGCGCGGCTTCTCGGCGCCGGTCATCCTTGAACTGGATGAGGATGATGCCCGGCTCGGCTTCCGCATGGCGCATGACGCCGATCCCTTCAATCGCTGGGATGCGGCGCAGCGCTACGCCGAACGCGTGGTTCTGGCGCTCGCAGCCGGGCGCGATATGGCGGCGCCGGCAAGCTTCGTCGGCGCTTTCCGTGCGCTGCTCACCGATGCTTCGCTCGATCCGGCTTTCCGCGCCCAGGCTGCGGCCCTGCCGGGCGAGGCCTATCTGCTCGAACGCATGGCACCGGCCGACCCGGCTGCGCTGCGCGCCGCCCTTGCCGGGCTCATGCGTCAACTCGGCAGCGAGCTCGCGGCCGACTGGCTGGCACTGTTCGAATCGATGCGGGTACCGGGGGCTTATCGCTACCATCCGGCGGACGCCGGCAAGCGTGCGCTGGGCAATCTCGCGCTGCGCTACCTCGCCGCCGCGAACGACGCGCAGGGGCTGGTCCACGCCCAGACCGCCTTCGCGCAGGCCGGCAACATGACCGAACGCTTCGGCGCACTCGCCGCGCTGGTGCAGAGCGCCAGTCCGGCGCGCGATGCGGCGTTGGCCGCCTTCCACGCGCGCTATCGCGACGACGCCCTGGTGCTGGACAAGTGGTTCGCCTTGCAGGCCGGCGCCTGGCGCTGGGACGCGGGGAGCGAGCCGACGCTGGTACGGGTGAAGCAGTTGATGGCCGATCCGGCCTTCAGTCTGGCCAACCCCAACAAGGTCTACGCGCTGCTGGGCACCTTCTTCCGCGCCAATGCGGGCGAGTTTCACGCGGCTGACGGCAGCGGCCATGCCTTCTGGGCGGAGCAAGTGATCGCGCTCGACGCGAAGAACCCGCAGGTAGCGGCGCGCATGGCGCGCGCGCTGGAGAACTGGAAGCGCTACACGCCGGCGCTGCAGGCGAGCATCCGGCCGCAACTCGAGCGCGTGCTGACGAGCGAGGGGCTGTCGCCCGACGTCGAAGAGGTGATCGGCAAGGCGCTGGGCTGA
- a CDS encoding DUF3619 family protein yields the protein MKQVAHNRTAAEESLDEQAFGRRVAMHLGVAAHDLDDVIVQRLRVARERALQAHRPQAGLLGRLAGSLALGMAGARVRQACALLAVIALLYAGDYWTNWSQLIDLEELDAALLADELPIDAYLDADFTRWLQQDSRS from the coding sequence ATGAAGCAGGTGGCACACAACCGGACGGCAGCGGAGGAATCCCTGGACGAACAGGCGTTCGGACGGCGCGTCGCCATGCATCTCGGCGTCGCTGCCCACGATCTCGACGACGTCATCGTGCAGCGCCTGAGGGTGGCGCGTGAGCGCGCGTTGCAGGCCCATCGTCCGCAGGCCGGCCTGCTGGGCCGGCTGGCGGGCTCGCTGGCATTGGGCATGGCCGGCGCACGGGTGCGGCAGGCCTGCGCCCTGCTGGCGGTCATAGCCCTGTTGTACGCCGGCGACTACTGGACGAACTGGTCGCAACTGATCGACCTCGAAGAACTCGACGCGGCGCTGCTGGCCGACGAACTGCCAATCGACGCCTATCTGGACGCGGATTTCACCCGATGGTTGCAGCAAGACTCGCGGTCCTGA
- a CDS encoding RNA polymerase sigma factor, which produces MADLFLLEERVVDVQHGTARIAEHVFDLFFLQAPDYNFGSGQHHRKLAQITFKETANVTGRGGIGQGCGSAATARRLIGLLKDLPLASRVELSAFLAGVEKRAFKQAVWSLRDEEAALDAVQDAMLKLSSRYGDRPADEFPMLFQRILQNVILDMHRRLKVRRTWVSPLSALTVETEEGNDPLDTLADGRDEATADTPHGQFERKHLLGLIEREIARLPNRQREAFLLRYWEEMDIAETAEAMGCSEGSVKTHCSRATHTLAAALKARGVRP; this is translated from the coding sequence GTGGCGGACCTGTTCCTGCTGGAAGAGCGCGTCGTAGATGTACAGCACGGCACCGCCAGGATAGCCGAACACGTATTCGACCTTTTCTTCCTGCAGGCACCTGATTACAATTTCGGCTCCGGTCAGCACCATCGCAAACTCGCTCAGATCACGTTCAAAGAAACAGCGAACGTTACCGGTCGCGGGGGGATTGGTCAAGGCTGCGGCAGTGCCGCCACGGCGCGCCGCTTGATCGGGCTTCTCAAGGACTTACCGCTGGCTTCCCGGGTCGAACTCTCCGCGTTTCTCGCAGGCGTTGAAAAGCGCGCGTTCAAACAGGCCGTCTGGTCCTTGCGCGACGAAGAGGCTGCCCTGGATGCGGTGCAGGACGCCATGCTCAAGCTGTCGTCGCGCTATGGCGACCGTCCGGCCGATGAGTTCCCGATGCTGTTCCAGCGCATCCTGCAGAACGTCATCCTCGACATGCACCGGCGGCTCAAGGTGCGGCGCACCTGGGTGTCGCCGCTGTCCGCCTTGACGGTGGAGACCGAGGAAGGCAACGATCCGCTCGACACGCTTGCCGACGGCCGCGATGAAGCCACCGCGGACACGCCGCACGGACAGTTCGAGCGCAAGCACCTGCTCGGGCTGATCGAGCGCGAGATTGCCCGGCTGCCGAATCGTCAACGGGAGGCTTTCCTGCTGCGTTACTGGGAGGAAATGGATATCGCCGAGACGGCCGAGGCGATGGGCTGCTCCGAGGGCAGCGTCAAGACCCACTGTTCGCGCGCCACGCACACGCTGGCCGCGGCCTTGAAGGCGAGGGGAGTAAGGCCATGA
- a CDS encoding acetolactate synthase 3 catalytic subunit, with protein MFGYPGGAVLYIYDALFQQEQVRHVLVRHEQAAVHAADGFARSTEKVGVALVTSGPGATNAVTGIATAFCDSIPMVIISGQVPTAAIGQDAFQEVDTVGITRPCVKHNFLVKDVRDIAATIKKAFYLAKTGRPGPVLVDIPKDITIAKCEFEYPKEISMRSYNPVVKGHQGQIKKAVQLLLEAKRPMIYTGGGVVLANAAEQLTKLTRLLGFPVTNTLMGLGGYPASDRQYLGMPGMHGTYEANMAMHYSDVLLAVGARFDDRVIGNPANFAEEPRKIIHIDIDPSSISKRVKVDVPIVGDLKDVLEEMIRQLEASPTRPDASNLATWWKQVEEWRSRKCMEFKNSDEIIKPQFVVQKLWEVTGGDAFITSDVGQHQMWASQYYRFDKPRRWLNSGGLGTMGVGLPYAMGAQFAHPDSTVACVTGEASIQMCIQELSTCKQFRLPIKICNLNNRYLGMVRQWQQLFHGGRYSESYMDSLPDFAKLAAAYGHIGIRVDKPADVEGALREAFTTHKNDLVFLDFQVDPTENVYPMVQGGKGLTEMILSAEDL; from the coding sequence GTGTTCGGCTATCCTGGCGGTGCCGTGCTGTACATCTACGACGCGCTCTTCCAGCAGGAACAGGTCCGCCACGTACTCGTCCGCCACGAGCAGGCTGCCGTGCACGCCGCCGACGGTTTCGCGCGCAGCACCGAAAAGGTCGGAGTCGCGCTGGTGACTTCCGGCCCGGGCGCCACCAACGCCGTCACCGGCATTGCCACGGCGTTCTGCGACTCGATCCCGATGGTCATCATCTCCGGCCAGGTGCCCACTGCGGCGATCGGCCAGGATGCCTTCCAGGAAGTCGACACCGTGGGCATCACCCGCCCCTGCGTCAAGCACAACTTCCTGGTGAAGGACGTGCGCGACATCGCGGCGACCATAAAGAAGGCCTTCTACCTCGCCAAGACCGGCCGCCCCGGCCCGGTGCTGGTCGACATCCCCAAGGACATCACGATCGCCAAGTGCGAGTTCGAGTATCCGAAAGAGATCTCGATGCGCTCGTACAACCCGGTGGTCAAGGGCCATCAGGGCCAGATCAAGAAGGCCGTCCAGCTGCTGCTCGAAGCCAAGCGCCCGATGATCTACACCGGCGGCGGCGTGGTACTCGCCAATGCGGCCGAACAGCTCACCAAGCTCACCCGCCTGCTCGGCTTCCCGGTCACCAACACGCTGATGGGTCTGGGCGGCTATCCGGCCTCCGATCGCCAATACCTCGGCATGCCCGGCATGCACGGCACCTACGAAGCCAACATGGCGATGCATTACAGCGACGTGCTGCTTGCCGTCGGCGCCCGCTTCGACGACCGCGTCATCGGCAACCCGGCCAACTTCGCCGAAGAGCCGCGCAAGATCATCCACATCGACATCGATCCGTCGTCGATCTCGAAGCGCGTGAAGGTCGACGTACCCATCGTCGGCGACCTCAAGGACGTGCTCGAAGAGATGATCCGTCAGCTCGAAGCCTCGCCGACGCGGCCGGACGCCTCCAACCTCGCCACCTGGTGGAAGCAGGTCGAGGAATGGCGCAGCCGCAAGTGCATGGAATTCAAGAACTCGGACGAGATCATCAAGCCGCAGTTCGTCGTGCAGAAGCTGTGGGAAGTCACCGGCGGCGACGCCTTCATCACGTCCGACGTCGGCCAGCACCAGATGTGGGCCTCGCAGTATTACCGCTTCGACAAGCCGCGTCGCTGGCTCAACTCCGGCGGCCTGGGCACCATGGGCGTCGGCCTGCCCTACGCGATGGGCGCCCAGTTCGCCCACCCCGATTCAACGGTGGCCTGCGTGACCGGCGAAGCTTCGATCCAGATGTGCATCCAGGAACTGTCGACCTGCAAGCAGTTCCGCCTGCCGATCAAGATCTGCAACCTGAACAACCGCTACCTCGGCATGGTGCGCCAGTGGCAGCAGCTCTTCCACGGCGGCCGCTACTCCGAGTCCTACATGGATTCGCTGCCCGACTTCGCCAAGCTCGCCGCAGCCTATGGCCATATCGGCATCCGCGTGGACAAGCCGGCCGACGTCGAAGGCGCGCTGCGCGAGGCCTTCACCACGCACAAGAACGACCTCGTCTTCCTCGATTTCCAGGTGGATCCGACGGAAAACGTCTATCCGATGGTGCAAGGCGGCAAGGGTCTGACCGAGATGATCCTCTCGGCCGAAGACCTCTGA
- a CDS encoding cation-transporting P-type ATPase translates to MDRTSEAVIGLPPATAHTRPAEAVLDALAVDRSDGLSSAEAAERLARCGANALPPPPRRGALMRFLLQFHNVLIYALLVAGAITLALGHLVDAGVIFGVVVINAVIGFLQEGKAERALDAIRNMLSLQAQVLRDGRRISLAADALVPGDIVFLAAGDKVPADLRLVEVRSLRIDEATLTGESLAVDKGTGEAAEDAPLGDRTCMAYSGTLVTYGQGVGVVIATGAITEIGRISALLDAVEEMSTPLLRQISGFSRSLTWGILAIAALAFAFGILLRDYSPGEMFLAAVGLAVAAIPEGLPAIMTITLAIGVQRMARRNAIVRRLPAVEALGSVTVICSDKTGTLTRNEMTVQQVITADGPVMVSGGGYGPAGGFARHGRELELADEPVLAAIGRAVLLCNDAALAHVDGSWQVVGDPTEGALLTLAAKAGLDAAFEREALPRTDVIPFESEHRFMATLHHDHDGQGTVLLKGAPERLLGLCSRQLHQAGEHALAPEAWLGAIEALAAQGMRLLAVAMRRGEDALGALTFADVERGEFTLLAVLALADPPRDEAVRAVARCLTAGIDVKMITGDHAATAGAIGRQLGLAAELRVLTGADIERLDDSHLAELVVDTHVFARASPEHKLRLVRALQARGEVVAMTGDGVNDAPALKRADVGVAMGQKGTEAAKEAAEMVLADDNFASVAAAVEEGRTVYDNIRKAIAYILPTNIGQAGMVFFAVLFGLTMPITPAQILWVNMITAVTLALALAFEAPEQDIMQRPPRNPAEPLLTRFLGWRIVFVGLLLVGGGMGMFLWEVERGASLDAARTAAVNALLIGEVFYLFNVRSFSGSILNRAGFFGNRYVLIAIALLLVCQAFFTYWPTMQHLFGTESLGVDAWLRILAFGVAVLFAVEAEKAWLRYRDDRAHD, encoded by the coding sequence ATGGATAGAACATCCGAGGCCGTCATTGGCCTGCCGCCGGCGACGGCGCATACTAGGCCCGCAGAGGCCGTGCTCGATGCGCTGGCGGTCGATCGCAGCGACGGGCTGAGCAGCGCCGAGGCGGCGGAGCGGCTGGCTCGTTGCGGCGCCAACGCCTTGCCGCCACCGCCGCGCCGTGGCGCGCTGATGCGCTTCCTGCTGCAGTTTCACAATGTGCTGATCTATGCCCTGCTGGTCGCCGGTGCGATCACGCTTGCGCTCGGCCACCTGGTCGATGCCGGTGTGATCTTCGGCGTGGTGGTGATCAACGCGGTGATCGGCTTCCTGCAGGAAGGCAAGGCCGAACGCGCGCTCGATGCCATCCGCAACATGCTGTCGCTGCAGGCGCAGGTGCTGCGCGACGGGCGTCGCATCAGCCTGGCGGCCGACGCGCTGGTGCCGGGCGACATTGTCTTCCTCGCCGCCGGCGACAAGGTGCCGGCCGATCTCAGGCTGGTCGAGGTGCGCAGTCTGCGCATCGACGAGGCCACCCTCACCGGGGAATCGCTGGCGGTCGACAAGGGCACCGGCGAAGCCGCCGAGGATGCCCCGCTCGGCGATCGCACCTGCATGGCCTACTCCGGCACGCTGGTTACCTACGGACAAGGTGTCGGCGTCGTCATCGCCACCGGCGCGATCACCGAGATCGGTCGCATCAGTGCGCTGCTCGATGCGGTGGAGGAAATGAGCACGCCGCTGCTGCGGCAGATCTCCGGCTTCAGCCGCAGCCTCACCTGGGGGATCCTCGCGATCGCCGCACTGGCTTTCGCCTTCGGCATCCTGCTGCGTGATTATTCGCCGGGGGAGATGTTTCTTGCCGCGGTCGGTCTCGCCGTGGCCGCGATCCCGGAAGGCCTGCCGGCCATCATGACGATCACGCTGGCGATCGGCGTGCAGCGCATGGCCAGGCGCAACGCCATCGTGCGCAGGCTACCTGCGGTCGAGGCGCTCGGCTCGGTGACCGTGATCTGCTCCGACAAGACCGGCACGCTGACCCGTAACGAAATGACGGTGCAGCAGGTGATCACCGCGGATGGCCCGGTGATGGTGTCGGGTGGCGGTTACGGGCCGGCGGGCGGTTTCGCCCGCCACGGGCGCGAGCTGGAACTGGCTGACGAGCCGGTGCTGGCGGCTATCGGCCGCGCGGTGCTGTTGTGCAACGATGCTGCCCTCGCGCACGTCGACGGTAGCTGGCAGGTGGTCGGCGACCCGACCGAGGGCGCCTTGCTCACGCTTGCGGCCAAGGCCGGGCTCGACGCCGCCTTCGAGCGCGAGGCGCTGCCGCGCACCGACGTGATCCCGTTCGAATCCGAACACCGCTTCATGGCGACGCTGCATCACGATCACGATGGCCAGGGCACCGTGCTGTTGAAAGGCGCGCCGGAACGGCTGCTCGGTTTGTGCAGCCGTCAGCTCCATCAGGCGGGCGAGCACGCGCTGGCCCCCGAAGCCTGGCTGGGCGCGATCGAGGCGCTGGCCGCGCAGGGCATGCGCCTGCTGGCAGTGGCGATGCGCCGGGGGGAGGACGCGCTGGGCGCGCTCACTTTTGCGGATGTCGAGCGTGGCGAGTTCACGCTGCTGGCCGTGCTGGCGCTTGCCGATCCGCCGCGCGACGAGGCGGTGCGCGCGGTGGCCCGCTGCCTGACTGCCGGGATAGACGTGAAGATGATCACCGGCGACCACGCCGCCACCGCCGGCGCCATCGGTCGCCAGCTCGGCCTCGCAGCGGAGCTGCGGGTGCTGACGGGCGCGGACATCGAGCGGCTGGATGACTCGCATCTCGCCGAGCTCGTGGTCGATACCCATGTGTTTGCCCGTGCCAGCCCGGAGCACAAGCTGCGCCTGGTGCGCGCGCTGCAGGCGCGCGGCGAGGTGGTGGCGATGACCGGTGACGGCGTGAACGACGCCCCGGCGCTCAAGCGCGCCGACGTCGGCGTCGCCATGGGCCAGAAAGGCACCGAGGCGGCCAAGGAGGCAGCCGAGATGGTGCTCGCCGACGATAATTTCGCTTCCGTGGCCGCTGCGGTGGAGGAAGGTCGCACCGTATACGACAACATCCGCAAGGCCATCGCCTACATCCTGCCGACCAACATCGGTCAGGCCGGCATGGTGTTCTTCGCCGTCCTGTTCGGGCTGACGATGCCGATCACGCCGGCGCAGATACTGTGGGTGAACATGATTACCGCCGTCACGCTGGCGCTGGCGCTCGCCTTCGAGGCGCCGGAGCAGGACATCATGCAGCGGCCGCCGCGCAACCCCGCGGAACCCTTGCTTACACGCTTTCTCGGCTGGCGCATCGTTTTCGTCGGCCTGTTGCTGGTGGGCGGTGGCATGGGGATGTTCCTGTGGGAGGTCGAGCGTGGCGCCAGCCTCGATGCCGCACGGACCGCGGCGGTGAACGCCTTGCTGATCGGCGAGGTCTTCTACCTTTTCAATGTGCGCAGCTTTTCCGGGTCCATCCTCAATCGTGCCGGTTTTTTCGGAAACCGCTACGTCCTGATCGCGATTGCGCTGTTGCTGGTCTGCCAGGCATTCTTTACCTACTGGCCCACCATGCAACACTTGTTCGGAACCGAGTCCCTCGGCGTCGATGCCTGGCTGCGCATCCTTGCTTTCGGCGTGGCGGTGCTGTTCGCCGTCGAAGCCGAGAAGGCCTGGCTGCGCTACCGCGATGACAGGGCCCATGACTGA
- a CDS encoding RDD family protein: MSRTSKERGAKAARSVAPDASARVVVELAGLRRRLASMLYESMLLLGVLALTFMVPYLIVGGVFQVSPPGWFAWLHLFTVLGCYFVWYWRRNGQTLAMQTWRLKLVDADGRPLGLTRCWLRYALAWPSVLLFGIGLLWALVDRDHQFLHDRLGGSRLVLLPPAIKG, translated from the coding sequence ATGAGTCGAACGAGCAAGGAGCGCGGCGCGAAGGCCGCGCGTAGCGTTGCGCCGGATGCTTCCGCGCGCGTCGTGGTGGAGCTGGCCGGCCTGCGGCGGCGGCTGGCGAGCATGCTGTACGAATCCATGCTGCTGCTCGGCGTGCTGGCGCTGACCTTCATGGTGCCTTACCTGATCGTGGGCGGCGTGTTCCAGGTGTCGCCGCCGGGCTGGTTTGCGTGGCTGCACCTGTTCACGGTGCTCGGCTGCTACTTCGTCTGGTACTGGCGGCGTAACGGCCAGACGCTGGCGATGCAGACCTGGCGCCTCAAGCTGGTCGATGCCGACGGCCGGCCGCTCGGACTGACGCGTTGCTGGCTGCGCTATGCATTGGCCTGGCCGTCGGTGCTGCTGTTCGGCATCGGGCTGCTGTGGGCGCTGGTAGACCGTGATCACCAGTTCCTGCACGACCGGCTCGGCGGCAGCCGGCTGGTGCTGTTGCCGCCCGCCATCAAGGGCTGA